In Candidatus Rokuibacteriota bacterium, the genomic stretch CATCCGCGAGGCCACCGCCGCCGGAGAGCTGGACTTGCCGCGTGAGGACATCCTCTTCTTCGGCACGCCCCACGACGAGGAGGTCAGCGTCAACAGCACGCGGATCGGCGATGCCCTCGGCATCAGCGTCTGGGACCTCACGCGGGCGGAATGGCAGGCCCGGCGGCAGATGCGCCAGATCGTCGCCTTCCTGCGGCGCTACGTCCCCGGCTTCGAGCAGGCCTATGTCGTCCAGAGCGGGGTCACCATCGGGGTGCGCGAGACTCGCCGGATCCTCGGAGCGTACCAGCTCACCGCCGACGACGTGCTGCAGGCCCGCAAGTGGGACGATGTCATCGCCCGCGGGACCTACCCCATCGACATCCACAACCCCGCCGGCAAGGGGACGATCATCCGGAGAGTGCCCCCGGGAGACGCCTACGACATCCCGCTTCGGTGTCTGCTCCCCC encodes the following:
- a CDS encoding FAD-dependent oxidoreductase; this translates as IREATAAGELDLPREDILFFGTPHDEEVSVNSTRIGDALGISVWDLTRAEWQARRQMRQIVAFLRRYVPGFEQAYVVQSGVTIGVRETRRILGAYQLTADDVLQARKWDDVIARGTYPIDIHNPAGKGTIIRRVPPGDAYDIPLRCLLPRQVEQLLVAGRCISGTHEAHSSYRVMATAMATGQAAGVCAALAARSGRPPRDVPAPEVQDELRRQGAALGPSRPSVREGAPGRTMP